One stretch of Streptomyces hygroscopicus DNA includes these proteins:
- a CDS encoding NADPH:quinone reductase, producing the protein MRVITQQSLGGPEVLTIVDAPEPQPLPTEVLVRVKAIGLNPLEALLRAGEFPPMLGRPPFILGWDISGVVEEGSLTYRFRPGDEVFGMPLFPRAASAYAEVVAAPALHLVRKPASLSHVESAALPVVGLTAWQGLVDLGGVTEGDRVLVHGGGGGVGHVAIQIAKALGAHVIATAGGNKRKFVEGFGADEVIDYTAVDFAEAVRDIDVVLDTIGGDTVERSLEVLRPGGHLVTAVAEGDSELVAKYEAAGMRFSGIAVDPDPVALRGLVELVEQGRLRVHVQETFPFEGVADAHRLLDGGHLQGKLVLTV; encoded by the coding sequence ATGCGAGTCATTACCCAGCAGTCGCTCGGCGGTCCCGAGGTGCTCACCATCGTGGACGCGCCCGAGCCCCAGCCCCTCCCGACCGAGGTTCTCGTCCGCGTCAAGGCGATCGGGCTGAACCCGCTGGAGGCGCTCCTGCGCGCCGGTGAGTTCCCCCCGATGCTCGGTCGGCCGCCGTTCATCCTCGGCTGGGACATCAGCGGCGTGGTCGAGGAGGGGTCGCTGACGTATCGGTTCAGGCCTGGCGACGAGGTGTTCGGGATGCCGCTGTTCCCGCGGGCGGCGAGCGCGTACGCCGAGGTCGTGGCGGCGCCGGCGTTGCACCTGGTCCGCAAGCCGGCGTCGCTCTCGCACGTCGAGTCGGCGGCGCTGCCGGTCGTCGGGCTGACGGCGTGGCAGGGCCTCGTCGACCTCGGCGGCGTGACCGAGGGCGACCGTGTCCTGGTCCACGGCGGTGGTGGCGGGGTCGGCCACGTCGCGATCCAGATCGCGAAAGCGCTCGGTGCGCACGTGATCGCGACCGCCGGCGGGAACAAGCGGAAGTTCGTCGAGGGGTTCGGCGCCGACGAGGTGATCGACTACACGGCGGTCGACTTCGCCGAGGCGGTTCGCGACATCGACGTCGTGCTCGACACGATCGGCGGCGACACCGTCGAGCGGTCGCTCGAAGTGCTCCGCCCGGGCGGTCACTTGGTGACGGCGGTCGCCGAGGGGGATTCGGAGCTCGTCGCCAAGTACGAGGCGGCCGGCATGCGCTTCAGCGGCATCGCGGTCGACCCCGATCCGGTCGCCCTGCGAGGTCTCGTCGAACTCGTCGAACAGGGCAGGCTCCGGGTCCATGTGCAGGAGACGTTCCCGTTCGAGGGCGTCGCCGACGCGCACCGGCTACTCGACGGCGGGCACCTCCAGGGCAAGCTTGTCCTCACCGTCTGA
- a CDS encoding HxlR family transcriptional regulator has translation MSGFGPGDPFLADCPARLTVELIADKWTAVVLYGLSKGPVRHGELIDLIGGISRKMLTQTLRRLQAHGLIRRHAYAEVPPRVEYELTPLGATLIDPIHMLTEWARANGDAVLDALDADADPEPVAHSD, from the coding sequence ATGAGCGGTTTCGGTCCCGGTGATCCCTTTCTCGCCGACTGTCCGGCGCGTCTGACGGTCGAGCTGATCGCCGACAAGTGGACGGCGGTCGTGCTCTACGGCCTCAGCAAGGGCCCGGTGCGCCATGGCGAGCTGATCGACCTGATCGGCGGCATCTCCCGCAAGATGCTCACCCAGACGCTCCGACGGCTCCAGGCGCACGGACTCATCCGCCGCCACGCCTACGCCGAGGTGCCGCCCCGCGTCGAGTACGAGCTCACCCCGCTCGGGGCGACGCTGATCGATCCGATCCACATGCTGACCGAGTGGGCGAGGGCGAACGGCGACGCGGTGCTCGATGCGCTCGACGCCGACGCCGATCCCGAGCCGGTCGCCCATAGCGACTGA
- a CDS encoding GlcNAc-PI de-N-acetylase — translation MTDRPLTLMAVHAHPDDEATGTGGVLAQYAAEGIRTVLVTCTDGGCGDGPGGVKPGDPGHDPAAVALMRRKELEASCDVLKVSDLEMLDYADSGMTGWPSNDAPGSFWQTPVEVGAARLAELMRHYRPDVVVTYDENGFYGHPDHIQAHRITMAALEMTALTPKVYWTTMPRSGMQRFGEIMREFHEDMPEPDPAEAAAMAEIGLPDDEITTWVDTTAFSGQKFDALAAHASQGENIFFLKMGKERFGELMGMETFVRVQGATGASVPENDLFAGLR, via the coding sequence ATGACTGACCGGCCCTTGACGCTCATGGCAGTGCATGCCCACCCCGACGACGAGGCCACCGGAACCGGAGGGGTCCTCGCGCAGTACGCGGCGGAAGGCATCCGCACGGTTCTCGTGACGTGTACCGACGGCGGTTGCGGTGACGGACCGGGGGGTGTCAAGCCGGGCGATCCCGGGCACGATCCGGCGGCCGTCGCCTTGATGCGCCGTAAAGAACTTGAGGCGAGCTGTGACGTCCTGAAGGTCAGCGATCTGGAGATGCTGGACTATGCCGACTCCGGGATGACGGGCTGGCCGAGCAACGACGCCCCCGGATCCTTCTGGCAGACCCCCGTGGAGGTAGGCGCGGCCCGACTCGCGGAACTCATGCGGCACTACCGACCCGATGTGGTCGTCACCTATGACGAGAACGGCTTCTACGGCCACCCCGACCACATCCAGGCCCACCGCATCACGATGGCTGCGCTGGAGATGACCGCGTTGACACCGAAGGTGTACTGGACGACGATGCCCCGCTCTGGGATGCAGCGGTTCGGCGAGATCATGCGCGAGTTCCATGAGGACATGCCGGAGCCGGATCCTGCCGAGGCCGCCGCGATGGCCGAGATCGGCCTCCCCGACGATGAGATCACCACGTGGGTGGACACCACCGCGTTCAGCGGTCAGAAGTTCGACGCGCTGGCCGCGCACGCCAGTCAGGGCGAGAACATCTTCTTCCTCAAGATGGGCAAGGAGAGGTTCGGCGAGTTGATGGGCATGGAGACCTTCGTACGTGTCCAGGGCGCCACCGGCGCGTCCGTGCCGGAGAACGATCTCTTCGCCGGACTGCGCTGA
- a CDS encoding enolase, which yields MIAPIGAATFAEAVRMGSEVFHTLRGNLIAAGHSVNVGDEGGFAPDLRTADEALDFVVRAIEQAGYKPGTDITLVMDPASSEFFHDETYDYTGEGIRRTPAEHADYLATLVDSYPVASIEDPMAEDDHDGWRHLTARLGNRCQLTGDDVFCTNETLLRAGIRDGIANSILVKVNQIGTLTETLATVATAHRAGYTVVMSHRSGETEDTTIADLAVATGCGQIKTGSLSRADRTAKYNQLVRIEEELGTQARYAGREALGLRRSAPA from the coding sequence ATGATCGCCCCGATCGGCGCGGCCACCTTCGCCGAGGCCGTCCGCATGGGCTCGGAGGTCTTCCACACCCTGCGCGGCAACCTGATCGCCGCCGGCCACAGCGTGAACGTCGGCGACGAAGGCGGCTTCGCGCCCGACCTGCGCACCGCCGACGAGGCCCTGGACTTCGTCGTACGCGCCATCGAGCAGGCCGGCTACAAGCCCGGCACCGACATCACCCTCGTCATGGACCCGGCCAGCTCGGAGTTCTTCCACGACGAGACCTACGACTACACCGGCGAGGGCATCCGCCGCACCCCCGCCGAACACGCCGACTACCTCGCCACCCTCGTCGACAGCTACCCCGTCGCCTCCATCGAGGACCCGATGGCCGAGGACGACCACGACGGCTGGCGTCACCTGACCGCCCGCCTCGGCAACCGCTGCCAGCTCACCGGCGACGACGTCTTCTGCACCAACGAGACACTGCTGCGCGCGGGCATCCGCGACGGCATCGCCAACTCGATCCTGGTGAAGGTCAACCAGATCGGCACCCTCACCGAGACCCTGGCCACCGTCGCCACCGCCCACCGCGCCGGTTACACCGTCGTCATGTCCCATCGCTCCGGCGAGACCGAGGACACCACCATCGCGGACCTCGCTGTCGCCACCGGCTGCGGCCAGATCAAGACGGGTTCGCTCTCCCGCGCCGACCGCACCGCCAAGTACAACCAGCTCGTGCGCATCGAGGAGGAACTGGGCACCCAGGCCCGCTACGCCGGCCGCGAAGCGCTCGGCTTGCGCCGGTCCGCCCCGGCATGA
- a CDS encoding NADH azoreductase yields MSYLLHIDSSATPGDGSVSRKVARSFRASFTGPVIHRDLGLAPVPHLTAESITARSTDPAQHTPEQAKAQAVQDELIEEFLGASAYLFTVPLYNLTMPSVFKAWLDQIMVFGRTLAIGATPPTAGRPATVITARGGSFGPGTPNHGMDHLVPSLETILNRMLGLDLRIILPELTHAPHVPAMADLIPLHETALSTAHEQAAQQGKLLTKRFAA; encoded by the coding sequence ATGTCGTACCTCCTCCACATCGATTCCTCGGCCACTCCCGGCGACGGATCCGTCTCCCGCAAGGTCGCCCGGTCCTTCCGTGCCTCCTTCACCGGCCCCGTCATCCACCGCGACCTCGGCCTGGCACCGGTCCCGCACCTCACCGCCGAGAGCATCACCGCCCGCAGCACCGACCCCGCCCAGCACACCCCGGAGCAGGCCAAGGCGCAGGCCGTCCAGGACGAACTCATCGAGGAGTTCCTCGGCGCGAGCGCCTACCTGTTCACCGTCCCGCTGTACAACCTGACGATGCCCTCGGTGTTCAAGGCATGGCTGGACCAGATCATGGTCTTCGGCCGAACCCTGGCCATCGGCGCCACTCCACCCACCGCCGGCCGCCCCGCCACCGTGATCACCGCCCGGGGCGGCAGCTTCGGACCCGGGACCCCCAACCACGGCATGGACCACCTCGTACCGTCCCTCGAAACCATCCTCAACCGGATGCTCGGCCTGGACCTGCGCATCATCCTGCCCGAGCTCACCCACGCCCCCCACGTCCCCGCGATGGCCGACCTCATCCCGCTCCACGAGACGGCCCTGTCCACCGCACACGAACAGGCCGCCCAGCAAGGCAAACTCCTCACGAAGCGTTTCGCCGCCTGA
- a CDS encoding transposase, IS116/IS110/IS902 family — MYDIDDVGVFLGLDVGKSAHHGHGLTSAGKRVFDKQLPNSEPKLRAVFDKLAAKFGTVLVIVDQPASIGALPLTVARDAGCKVAYLPGLAMRRIADLYPGEAKTDAKDAAVIADAARTMPHTLRSLEVTDEITAELTVLVGFDQDLAAEATRTSNRIRGLLVQFHPSLERVLGPRLDHPAVTWLLERYGSPAALRKAGRRRLVEVIRPRAPRMAQRLIDEVFDALDEQTVVVPGTGTLDVVIPSLARSLAAVHEQRRALEAQIGQLLEAHPLSPVLTSIPGVAVRTAATLLVTVGDGTSFPTAAHLASYAGLAPTTKSSGTSIHGEHAPRGGNRQLKRAMFLSAFAALHDPASRAYYDRCRARGKTHTQALLRLARHRISVLFAMLRDGTFYEPRTPRLA; from the coding sequence TTGTACGACATCGACGACGTAGGCGTCTTCCTCGGCCTGGACGTCGGCAAGAGCGCCCACCACGGTCACGGGCTGACTTCGGCCGGCAAAAGGGTCTTCGACAAGCAACTGCCCAACAGTGAGCCGAAGCTGCGGGCTGTCTTCGACAAGCTCGCGGCGAAGTTCGGCACCGTCCTGGTGATCGTGGACCAGCCCGCCTCCATCGGCGCCCTCCCGCTCACGGTCGCCCGGGACGCGGGCTGCAAGGTCGCCTACCTGCCGGGCCTGGCCATGCGGCGGATCGCCGACCTCTACCCGGGTGAGGCGAAGACCGACGCGAAGGACGCCGCGGTGATCGCGGACGCCGCGCGGACGATGCCGCACACCCTGCGCTCGCTCGAGGTGACCGACGAGATCACCGCCGAGCTGACCGTTCTGGTCGGCTTCGACCAGGACCTCGCGGCTGAGGCCACCCGCACCTCCAACCGGATACGCGGCCTGCTCGTCCAGTTCCACCCCAGCCTGGAGCGCGTCCTGGGGCCGCGCCTGGACCACCCCGCGGTGACCTGGCTGCTGGAACGCTACGGATCTCCGGCCGCACTGCGAAAGGCCGGGCGGCGCAGGCTGGTCGAGGTGATCCGGCCCAGGGCCCCGCGCATGGCTCAGCGGCTGATCGACGAGGTCTTCGACGCGCTCGACGAGCAGACCGTCGTCGTTCCCGGGACCGGCACGCTCGACGTCGTGATCCCGTCCCTGGCCCGCTCGCTCGCCGCCGTCCACGAACAGCGACGAGCCCTGGAAGCGCAGATCGGGCAACTGCTGGAGGCTCACCCTCTTTCCCCGGTCCTGACCTCGATTCCGGGGGTCGCGGTCAGGACCGCCGCCACCTTGCTGGTCACCGTCGGCGACGGCACCAGCTTCCCCACCGCCGCCCACCTGGCCTCCTACGCCGGCCTCGCCCCGACGACGAAGTCGTCGGGGACCTCCATCCACGGCGAACACGCACCACGAGGCGGCAACCGACAGCTCAAACGCGCGATGTTCCTGTCCGCGTTCGCCGCCCTGCACGATCCCGCCTCCCGCGCCTACTACGACCGCTGCCGGGCCCGCGGGAAGACCCACACGCAGGCTCTGCTCCGCCTGGCCCGGCACCGCATCAGCGTGCTGTTCGCAATGCTCCGCGATGGCACCTTCTACGAGCCCAGAACCCCACGCCTCGCTTGA
- a CDS encoding transposase, IS116/IS110/IS902 family has protein sequence MYDIDDVGVFLGLDVGKSAHHGHGLTSAGKRVFDKQLPNSEPKLRAVFDKLAAKFGTVLVIVDQPASIGALPLTVARDAGCKVAYLPGLAMRRIADLYPGEAKTDAKDAAVIADAVRTMPHTLRSLEVTDEITAELTVLVGFDQDLAAEATRTSNRIRGLLVQFHPSLERVLGPRLDHPAVTWLLERYGSPAALRKAGRRRLVEVIRPRAPRMAQRLIDEVFDALDEQTVVVPGTGTLDVVIPSLARSLAAVHEQRRALEAQIGQLLEAHPLSPVLTSIPGVAVRTAATLLVTVGDGSSFPTAAHLASYAGLAPTTKSSGTSIHGEHAPRGGNRQLKRAMFLSAFAALHDPASRSYYDRCRARGKTHTQALLRLARHRISVLFAMLRDGTFYEPRTPRLA, from the coding sequence TTGTACGACATCGACGACGTAGGCGTCTTCCTCGGCCTGGACGTCGGCAAGAGCGCCCACCACGGTCACGGGCTGACTTCGGCCGGCAAAAGGGTCTTCGACAAGCAACTGCCCAACAGTGAGCCGAAGCTGCGGGCTGTCTTCGACAAGCTCGCGGCGAAGTTCGGCACCGTCCTGGTGATCGTGGACCAGCCCGCCTCCATCGGCGCCCTCCCGCTCACGGTCGCCCGGGACGCGGGCTGCAAGGTCGCCTACCTGCCGGGCCTGGCCATGCGGCGGATCGCCGACCTCTACCCGGGTGAGGCGAAGACCGACGCGAAGGACGCCGCGGTGATCGCGGACGCCGTGCGGACGATGCCGCACACCCTGCGCTCGCTCGAGGTGACCGACGAGATCACCGCCGAGCTGACCGTTCTGGTCGGCTTCGACCAGGACCTCGCGGCTGAGGCCACCCGCACCTCCAACCGGATACGCGGCCTGCTCGTCCAGTTCCACCCCAGCCTGGAGCGCGTCCTGGGGCCGCGCCTGGACCACCCCGCGGTGACCTGGCTGCTGGAACGCTACGGATCTCCGGCCGCACTGCGAAAGGCCGGGCGGCGCAGGCTGGTCGAGGTGATCCGGCCCAGGGCCCCGCGCATGGCTCAGCGGCTGATCGACGAGGTCTTCGACGCGCTCGACGAGCAGACCGTCGTCGTTCCCGGGACCGGCACGCTCGACGTCGTGATCCCGTCCCTGGCCCGCTCGCTCGCCGCCGTCCACGAACAGCGACGAGCCCTGGAAGCGCAGATCGGGCAACTGCTGGAGGCTCACCCTCTTTCCCCGGTCCTGACCTCGATTCCGGGGGTCGCGGTCAGGACCGCCGCCACCTTGCTGGTCACCGTCGGCGACGGTTCCAGCTTCCCCACCGCGGCCCACCTGGCCTCCTACGCCGGCCTCGCCCCTACGACCAAGTCCTCGGGAACCTCGATCCACGGCGAGCACGCCCCCAGAGGCGGCAATCGCCAGCTCAAACGCGCGATGTTCCTGTCCGCGTTCGCTGCCCTGCACGATCCCGCTTCCCGCAGCTACTACGACCGATGCCGGGCCCGCGGGAAGACCCACACGCAGGCCCTTCTCCGCCTGGCCCGCCACCGCATCAGCGTGCTGTTCGCGATGCTCCGCGACGGCACCTTCTACGAACCCAGAACCCCACGCCTCGCTTGA
- a CDS encoding DSBA oxidoreductase: MSGQQRLRIEVWSDVVCPWCYIGKRRLDKALDEFGHADEVEVVWRSFQLDPAHREGVREPVYDALARKTGGSPAQVRAMTGQLAELGAAEGLAYDFDRAVLVNTFDAHRLNQLGRAHGLGSQMHERLMRAHLIEGEVVDDVETLVRLGNEVGIPADEAHKVLAGDAYAADVLEDTREAQALGASGVPFFVLNRTYGLSGAQPVDTFLSALRKAADAPGTAAR, encoded by the coding sequence GTGAGCGGGCAGCAGCGGTTGCGGATCGAGGTGTGGTCGGACGTCGTGTGCCCGTGGTGCTACATCGGCAAGCGCCGGCTGGACAAGGCACTCGACGAGTTCGGGCACGCTGACGAGGTCGAGGTGGTGTGGCGCAGCTTCCAGCTCGACCCCGCTCACCGTGAAGGCGTGCGGGAGCCCGTGTACGACGCCCTTGCCAGGAAGACGGGCGGCTCGCCGGCGCAGGTCCGTGCGATGACCGGGCAGCTTGCGGAGCTGGGGGCGGCAGAAGGGCTCGCCTACGACTTCGACCGGGCCGTCCTCGTCAACACCTTCGATGCCCACCGCCTCAATCAGCTGGGCCGTGCCCACGGCCTCGGCTCCCAGATGCACGAGCGGCTGATGCGCGCCCACCTGATCGAGGGCGAGGTCGTCGATGACGTCGAGACCCTCGTCCGGCTGGGGAACGAGGTCGGGATCCCGGCCGACGAGGCACACAAGGTTCTCGCCGGTGACGCCTACGCTGCCGACGTCCTGGAGGACACCCGCGAGGCTCAGGCGCTCGGCGCGAGCGGAGTGCCGTTCTTCGTCCTGAACCGCACGTACGGCCTCTCCGGCGCGCAGCCGGTCGATACCTTCCTGTCCGCGCTGCGCAAGGCCGCTGACGCGCCCGGCACGGCAGCTCGCTGA
- a CDS encoding HxlR family transcriptional regulator, which yields MSVTNMNVPETIKPTDDCAVREVLDLVGDKWSVLIVVLLGRRTHRFSELHRAIEGISQRMLTLTLRALARDGLVTRTPHATVPPRVDYELTDLGRTLLIPLTALDTWANTHREEIRAARRRHDQAS from the coding sequence ATGTCAGTCACGAACATGAATGTGCCCGAGACGATCAAGCCGACCGACGACTGCGCCGTCCGTGAGGTGCTCGACCTGGTCGGCGACAAGTGGAGCGTGCTGATCGTCGTCCTCCTCGGCCGGCGCACACACCGCTTTTCCGAGCTGCACCGCGCCATCGAAGGGATCAGCCAGCGCATGCTCACCCTGACCCTGCGCGCGCTGGCCCGCGACGGCCTCGTCACCCGCACCCCGCACGCGACCGTCCCGCCCCGGGTCGACTACGAGCTGACCGACCTCGGCCGGACCCTGCTGATCCCCCTCACGGCGCTGGACACCTGGGCCAACACCCACCGCGAAGAGATCCGGGCCGCCCGCCGACGCCACGACCAAGCCTCCTGA
- a CDS encoding HxlR family transcriptional regulator, with product MKDTDPHGVDAGTRIVFRADCPSRPILDQIADKWSMMIMALLERPMRFNELKRRLEGVTQRVLTQTLRRLERNGMIQRKVLPTSPVGVEYSLTALGESLREPFGHLYSWTVEHGEEIQNCQRAYDSRADT from the coding sequence ATGAAGGATACCGACCCGCACGGCGTTGACGCGGGAACACGCATCGTTTTCCGGGCGGACTGCCCCAGCCGGCCGATCCTCGACCAGATAGCGGACAAGTGGTCGATGATGATCATGGCGCTGCTGGAGCGGCCCATGCGGTTCAATGAGCTGAAGCGCCGCTTGGAAGGTGTGACGCAGCGTGTCCTCACTCAGACACTGCGCCGTCTTGAGCGGAACGGCATGATTCAGCGAAAAGTACTGCCGACCTCACCGGTCGGCGTCGAGTACTCGCTCACGGCGCTGGGTGAGTCCCTGCGCGAACCTTTCGGGCACCTTTACAGCTGGACTGTCGAGCACGGCGAGGAAATCCAGAACTGCCAGCGGGCGTACGACAGCAGGGCTGACACATAG
- a CDS encoding enoyl-CoA hydratase, with translation MENLLTTNLYATLHMSIEDGVARIVFDNPPVNVLDATMMRELRTALDALKGDPSVRVIVFSSADPEFFLAHVDMRIGERMDVLEQLAASAPADVNVFQAIGELLRHQPQVTIVKLAGKTRGGGAEFVAAADMAFAAAETAGIGQIEALMGIVPGGGGTQYLRDRVGRNRALEVVLTADLFDAETAASYGWINRALPAGQLDEYVDRIARNIAALPDGVIEAAKRALPAEHITDGLLRENEAWATQIALPAVQQLLGRGLRNGAQTPAGERGLEELMRSAARPMSQTQ, from the coding sequence ATGGAGAACCTCTTGACCACCAATCTCTACGCGACCCTGCATATGAGCATCGAAGACGGCGTCGCCCGGATCGTCTTCGATAATCCGCCGGTGAACGTGCTCGACGCGACGATGATGCGCGAGCTCCGCACGGCGCTGGACGCCTTGAAGGGCGATCCATCGGTCCGGGTGATCGTCTTCTCCAGTGCCGACCCGGAGTTCTTCCTCGCTCATGTGGACATGCGGATCGGGGAGAGGATGGACGTTCTGGAGCAACTCGCTGCGTCGGCGCCGGCGGACGTCAATGTGTTCCAGGCCATAGGCGAGCTCCTCCGCCATCAGCCTCAGGTGACCATCGTGAAGCTCGCCGGGAAGACCCGTGGAGGCGGGGCGGAATTCGTAGCAGCGGCGGACATGGCATTCGCCGCAGCCGAGACCGCCGGAATCGGCCAGATCGAAGCGCTCATGGGCATCGTCCCCGGCGGAGGCGGAACGCAGTACCTCCGTGACCGCGTGGGCCGCAACCGTGCACTGGAGGTGGTGCTCACCGCAGACCTGTTTGATGCCGAGACCGCAGCGTCTTACGGCTGGATCAACCGGGCGCTGCCGGCCGGCCAACTCGATGAGTACGTCGACCGTATCGCCCGCAATATCGCTGCGCTGCCCGATGGTGTCATCGAAGCGGCCAAGCGCGCACTGCCTGCCGAACACATCACGGACGGACTCCTCCGCGAGAACGAGGCGTGGGCCACTCAGATCGCTTTGCCTGCCGTTCAGCAGTTGCTGGGCCGAGGGCTGCGCAACGGGGCGCAGACACCGGCAGGCGAACGCGGCCTCGAGGAACTGATGCGCAGTGCCGCGCGCCCAATGAGCCAGACCCAGTAG
- a CDS encoding RNA polymerase, sigma-24 subunit, ECF subfamilyprotein, giving the protein MTGRRRTLRRIGRRADAAAPHGPNRHTPDTHTPDKTDVDVSRVRAILALGGVPWGDLDDGVQEVRLRLLEQSADPDRAAVRDTSAWSSVVAARVAADWHRAGARDDGLRARLAARWAQRPAAEHAEEDRALALAVADGLGSLPPHQRQILTLRYYADLPVRDIARLLDIPEGTVKSRLHTAVAALRTRLRETEVIHSDRTDRD; this is encoded by the coding sequence ATGACCGGACGCCGACGCACGTTACGCCGTATCGGGCGCCGCGCGGACGCCGCTGCCCCTCACGGGCCCAACAGGCACACACCCGACACCCACACGCCCGACAAGACCGACGTGGATGTCTCGCGTGTGCGCGCGATCCTGGCCCTGGGCGGCGTGCCGTGGGGCGACCTCGACGACGGGGTGCAGGAGGTACGGCTGAGGCTGCTGGAGCAAAGCGCCGACCCGGATCGCGCGGCGGTCCGCGACACCTCCGCGTGGAGCAGCGTCGTCGCCGCCCGCGTCGCCGCGGACTGGCACCGGGCCGGTGCGCGCGACGACGGGCTGCGTGCCCGACTCGCCGCCCGCTGGGCGCAGCGGCCCGCCGCGGAACACGCCGAAGAGGACCGCGCGCTGGCCCTCGCGGTGGCGGACGGACTCGGCTCCCTGCCCCCTCACCAGCGTCAGATTCTCACGTTGCGCTACTACGCCGATCTTCCGGTGCGTGACATCGCCCGGCTGCTCGACATCCCCGAAGGCACGGTCAAAAGCCGCCTGCACACGGCCGTGGCCGCGCTGCGCACCCGGCTACGCGAGACGGAAGTGATCCACAGTGACCGAACCGACCGAGACTGA
- a CDS encoding sulfurtransferase, translating into MFPQLHHGPVRLTPQQAHQQTSDGQAVLLDARETPEWKAGHAPGALHLPLSRLITGASLPVSTQGKPVVTICRSGHRSQQAAKLLAGRGVEATDVTGGMTAWTRQGLPVTGEGGGSGAIA; encoded by the coding sequence ATGTTCCCGCAACTTCACCACGGCCCCGTCCGCCTCACCCCCCAGCAGGCCCACCAGCAGACCAGCGACGGCCAGGCCGTGCTGCTGGATGCCCGCGAAACACCGGAGTGGAAGGCCGGGCACGCGCCCGGCGCGCTGCACCTGCCGCTTTCCCGCCTGATCACGGGCGCTTCCCTGCCAGTCTCCACGCAGGGCAAGCCGGTGGTCACGATCTGCCGCTCCGGTCACCGCTCCCAGCAGGCAGCCAAGCTGCTGGCCGGACGGGGCGTCGAGGCCACCGACGTCACCGGCGGAATGACCGCCTGGACACGCCAGGGCCTGCCGGTCACCGGCGAAGGCGGCGGCAGCGGTGCCATAGCATGA